Proteins encoded by one window of Amaranthus tricolor cultivar Red isolate AtriRed21 chromosome 4, ASM2621246v1, whole genome shotgun sequence:
- the LOC130810921 gene encoding uncharacterized protein LOC130810921, translated as MRGEINGLKTLIMNDTPRAYYIHCFAHQLQLALVAVAKKNDSCSWLFEVLANLMNVVGASCKRRDMIRKKQAQVVAQALKVGEIESGSGLNQERGLSRPGDTRWGSHYKCLINITNLFPSIIEVLEWIGKHGTSDDKFKAQIVSGFLESFDFVFVAHLMLIIFGYTNDLCIALQRKEQDIVNAIRLVSTTKKCVAKR; from the coding sequence ATGAGAGGTGAAATCAATGGCCTTAAGACTTTGATTATGAATGATACTCCAAGAGCCTACTACATTCATTGTTTTGCTCATCAACTACAACTAGCTCTAGTTGCGGTTGCTAAAAAGAATGATAGTTGTAGTTGGCTTTTTGAAGTACTTGCAAACTTGATGAATGTGGTTGGAGCTTCTTGTAAGAGAAGAGACATGATTCGAAAAAAGCAAGCTCAAGTAGTGGCTCAAGCATTGAAAGTGGGGGAAATTGAAAGTGGATCGGGTTTAAATCAAGAACGTGGTTTGAGTAGGCCGGGAGATACACGTTGGGGATCTCATTACAAGTGTCTAATAAATATCACGAACTTGTTTCCATCAATTATTGAAGTACTTGAGTGGATTGGAAAACATGGCACTTCGGACGATAAGTTCAAAGCTCAAATTGTTTCGGGATTTTTGGAGTCATTCGATTTTGTTTTTGTGGCTCATTTGATGTTGATTATCTTTGGCTACACTAATGATTTATGTATTGCTTTACAAAGAAAGGAACAAGATATTGTTAATGCCATTAGACTTGTTAGTACTACAAAAAAATGTGTTGCAAAAAGATGA
- the LOC130810922 gene encoding uncharacterized protein LOC130810922, producing the protein MRDEGWDNLLKKVITFCTKHEIDVPSMDAHYVPQGRGRRFVQQATNLHHFRVGIFLEVIDLHLQELDNRFNEVNMELLTCMVSLSPQGNFSSFDKEKILKLASLYPEEFSCNDLTALDLQLDVFLDAMLNDERFHDLKDINSLSMMLVETKRHETFPLIHLLIKLMLILPIATVSVERVFSAMTYVKSKLRNSIGHQLMNDCLVTFIEKEVFLQVSDEMIINRFKSMKTRRMNL; encoded by the coding sequence ATGAGAGATGAAGGATGGGATAATCTCTTAAAAAAAGTTATTACATTTTGTACTAAACACGAGATTGATGTTCCATCTATGGATGCTCATTATGTGCCTCAAGGAAGAGGAAGACGTTTTGTTCAACAAGCTACAAATCTACATCATTTTCGGGTTGGAATCTTTTTGGAAGTAATTGATTTGCATCTTCAAGAGCTTGATAACCGTTTTAATGAGGTTAACATGGAGTTACTTACATGCATGGTCTCTCTAAGTCCTCAAGGTAACTTTTCTTCTTTTGATAAAGAAAAGATACTTAAACTTGCTTCTTTATATCCCGAGGAGTTTTCATGTAATGATTTAACGGCTCTTGATCTTCAACTCGATGTGTTCTTGGATGCTATGTTAAACGATGAAAGATTTCATGATTTGAAAGATATCAATTCTCTTTCCATGATGCTTGTTGAAACAAAGAGACATGAGACATTTCCTCTTATACATTTGCTAATCAAGttgatgttgattcttcctATTGCTACGGTAAGTGTAGAAAGAGTGTTTTCCGCAATGACATATGTCAAAAGTAAGTTGAGAAATAGCATCGGTCATCAACTTATGAATGATTGTTTGGTTACTTTTATTGAGAAGGAAGTGTTTCTACAAGTTTCCGATGAAATGATTATTAATCGTTTTAAAAGTATGAAGACTCGAAggatgaatttgtaa